The Phormidium ambiguum IAM M-71 genome contains the following window.
AAAGGCAGAAGGCAGAAGGCAGAAGGCAGAAGGCAGAAGGCAAGAAAGGCAGAAGATAGAAGTGAAAAATTCCCCTTGTCCCCCCTGCCCCCCTGCCCCCCCGCTCCCCTGCCCCTTCTAAGGGTCGTTTTGTAAGATTGTTTTGGAGACAATGCGGGTTTTTTTGCGATCGGCTTCTGAAAGTTCCTGCCCTTCTTGTAAGCGAGTTGCACTGGTTTGTAATACTGTGGCTGCGCCTTTATCTCCCATTTGTAGGGCGGTTTTAGCGGCAGTTTGTAACATGGTAGCTGCGCCAGTGCGATCGCCTTGTTGTAATTTTGTTTCTGCTATTTGAGTTTGGCGATATTTCGCTAAAGCTAAGATTGATTTTTGAACTTGGGGATTTAAATTAGGTTGATAATTCTGGACAAAATTACCTGTTACTGGAAAAACTGGCGAAAGTAATCCTTCTTTACCTTGAACTGGATCGTCATAACGAATTTGTAAATTCGCTAAAGTTTGTTGACCTTCGAGCATTTGTCCAATATAAAGGTTAGCTAAAATTACTCGTTGTTGCGCTGTCATTAAATCACCCAAACGCACGGAAAATTTATCGCCTTCTGGTTGCACTGGTAATTCGATAGTATCGGGGAAAACTTGCGCGATCGGCTTTAATTCCGCTAACCTAACTTTCGGCATGAAAGAAAATAGCAAATAAGCATTAGTTAAACCTACTGATTGAATTCTATTAAACAATCGACCAAAAGCATCAGCCGCTTGTTCTGGTTGTTCAATATAAGACAAAGCACCGCCGCCAGCATCCGCAATTTTTTCTAAAACATCTTGGTTCCAATGCACGCCAAAACCTAAAGAATTCAGCGTCATTTTATAACCTGCTGCCAGTTGCGACAACTTTAAACATTTCTCATTACTACCGTGTTCATTTTCACCATCAGTTAAGAGAAAAGCTTGAGAAATAGCATCTTTTTTTCCCTTAGCCATTTCTTCAATTCCCAAGCGTAACCCTTCATCAATTGCTGTTCCGCCATCAGCTTTTAACTGATTAATTTGCCGTTTAATTTTTTGGGGGTCTTCAATTAGTTGATTAGCAATTAATACTTTGGCACGATGATCGAAAATAACCACAGAAAGACGATCGCCTGATTTTAACTTATCCACCAATTGTCCAGCAGCTTGTTTCACCGTTTCCAATGGTCTACCACTCATTGAACCAGAATGATCCAAAATCAGGCACAAATTCAGCGGCACATTTTCGACAAATTCACCTGGAATTGCTGAAACCGAAATCTCCAATTGACGTTGACTCGTAGATTGAGTCGCATCCAAATTGCCATCATTTAACAGGGGTTGCAAACCAACTTTCATAACTTGTGCTCCCAAGGCAGAAAAATAGGAATATCATTTACCTCACGGCAAACTTGCGGGGTTACGCACCTAAACACCAGGATAATTCACCACAGGTGTAGGGATCACTACACAAGTTATATTCCAGGCGTATACCAGACCGCGTTACTATGAAAAAACACAATGCCATACAATTAATTGGGCGGAACGCGCTTATGGAATCACCTATAAAGGCTGTTCAAGCTCCTTACTACGGAGATGCCTTTTCCCGAACACCCCCACCAGATTTACCTTCCTTATTGTTAAAGGAACGGATTATTTATCTGGGATTGCCGTTATTTTCCTCAGATGAGATTAAAAATCAAGTAGGTGTAGACGTAACCGAGTTAATCATTGCCCAATTGCTTTATTTGCAATACGAAGACCCGGAAAAGCCTATCTCCATCTATATAAATTCTACGGGTACATCCTGGTACACGGGAGATGCGATCGGCTTTGAAACCGAAGCTTTTGCTATTTGCGATACCATCAACTACATTAAGCCCCCAGTTAACACGATTTGTCTAGGTCAGGCAATGGGTACGGCAGCAATGATCCTAGCCGCAGGGACAAAAGGCTGTAGAGCCAGTTTACCCCACGCCACGATCGTACTTAACCAAGCTCGCACCGGATTTCGCGGACAAGCTACAGACATTCAAATTCAAGCGCGGGAAGTTTTGGAAAACAAACGGGCAATAGTTGATATCTTTGCTAAAAATACTGGTCAAAGTCCCGAAAAAATCGCCAAAGATATGGAGCGGATGTTCTACTTAACCCCCGAACAAGCTAAAGAATACGGGATTATCGATCGCGTTTTGGAAAGTTCTAAAGACTTACCCCAACCATTACCAGCATTTCACGGTTAACTCTTAATTTATTACTACAAGGAAGAAAGTTCTATGCCGATCGGCGTTCCTAGAGTCCCCTATCGTTTCCCTGGCGAACCTTATACCCAGTGGATTAATATTTACGATCGTCTTGCTTTAGAAAGAATCATCTTCCTCAGCGGCGAAGTCACAGATGGCATGGCTAACAGCATTATCGCTCGCCTACTCTATCTAGATTCGGACGACCAAAGCAAGGACATTTACATCTACATCAACTCCCCAGGCGGTTCAGTCACCGCAGGTTTAGCCATTTACGACACCATGCAGCACGTTAAATCCAACGTAGTCACGATCTGTGTTGGATTAGCCGCTTCAATGGGTTCTTTCCTCTTAGGTGCAGGGACAAAAGGTAAGCGTCTAGCACTACCTCACTCCCGAATCATGATTCACCAACCCTCCGGCGGTACCAGAGGACAAGCAACTGACATTGACATCGAAGCTAGAGAAATTCTCAGAATTCGTCGTCAACTCAATGATATCTATGTCAAAATGACTGGTCAGACTTTAGAAAAGATTGAAAAAGACATGGATCGTGACTTTTTCATGTCCGCTGAACAGGCAAAAGAATACGGTTTAATTGACAAAGTAATTGACGATCGCGCCGCTGCTGCTGAAACCAAAGTAGAAGTTGTCCGTTAATTATAAGTGCAATTTTCTTTCCATTCCCAGGTTCCCGCCTGGGAATTGTTTTTTATGGACAAGGAGACAAGGGAAGTTTATTAACTCAAAACTTTCCTAATCCCCTAAAGCGATTCTTCATAACACTTATCGATCATCGCCATCAAACGAGAAATATCATAAGGCTTGTTTAAATAAGAACAAATCCCCAAAGAATCAGCTAATTCTTGGACATCCGCATAAGCTGTCAGCAAAATAACTGGAATTTTCATCCCCTGCTCGCATAATGTTTCATAAACTTTTGTTCCAGTTAATTTGGGCATTCGGTTATCTAATAAAAGAATGTTGGGTTGTTCTTTTATAGCTTTTTCTAAAGCTTCTTGTCCATCTTGTGCTTCTATTACTTCCCAACCTTCACTTTGGATGAGAAAAGAAAGTAAGATTCTGTTATCGTCATCATCATCAGCAATCAGAATTTTACCTTTTACTGGATTACTAATATTCATAAATTTTCCTAGTTATTGGTATTCTCAAATTAAAAGGATGAGGCTGTGATTGAACTTGATTCGTTGTCGGGATTGGGATAATACTAATTTCTCCTAATGGTAAAGCGAGGATTTGATAAACTTTTACTAACACCGATCCACCTGAACCTACTAATTCAAAAGCCCGTAAAAAATAATGAAAAAGATTTTTGAAAAAACTTTGGTAATTTACTTCTCCCCAAACTTCTTCTTCAGTTTGGACAACAATTTCAATTTCTCGAATTTTGGTTTCTGTTGCCAATAAATCAACTAGTTCCTGCACTGCATCTTGTAAACAAATAGATTCTACTTGTTCTGTTTCTGCAAAGGAAGCTAAATTTTGCCAGAGTGTAGCTCGATGACGAAACAACTGAATTAATTCTTCAGCTTGTTTGAGTAATTGTTTCGCATAATCAATATTGTTTCCAGTTACTAAACGAGAGGTCATTTCTAGTCGGAGACGTGCCGCAGAATGTGCTTGAACTATATCCTGATATAAATTGTCTAATGGTTGAGCATTTTCAGGGTCGGTCGTGACCACACAACGCACATCTGCTTCTAAACGTCTAAATAACATTTCGGCTTCAACGCCGTGAGATGCACAAATTAAAATGTCTTTGAGTCTTTGTCCAACTTCCGGTTGTCGAACAGAAA
Protein-coding sequences here:
- a CDS encoding vWA domain-containing protein yields the protein MKVGLQPLLNDGNLDATQSTSQRQLEISVSAIPGEFVENVPLNLCLILDHSGSMSGRPLETVKQAAGQLVDKLKSGDRLSVVIFDHRAKVLIANQLIEDPQKIKRQINQLKADGGTAIDEGLRLGIEEMAKGKKDAISQAFLLTDGENEHGSNEKCLKLSQLAAGYKMTLNSLGFGVHWNQDVLEKIADAGGGALSYIEQPEQAADAFGRLFNRIQSVGLTNAYLLFSFMPKVRLAELKPIAQVFPDTIELPVQPEGDKFSVRLGDLMTAQQRVILANLYIGQMLEGQQTLANLQIRYDDPVQGKEGLLSPVFPVTGNFVQNYQPNLNPQVQKSILALAKYRQTQIAETKLQQGDRTGAATMLQTAAKTALQMGDKGAATVLQTSATRLQEGQELSEADRKKTRIVSKTILQNDP
- a CDS encoding ATP-dependent Clp protease proteolytic subunit, giving the protein MESPIKAVQAPYYGDAFSRTPPPDLPSLLLKERIIYLGLPLFSSDEIKNQVGVDVTELIIAQLLYLQYEDPEKPISIYINSTGTSWYTGDAIGFETEAFAICDTINYIKPPVNTICLGQAMGTAAMILAAGTKGCRASLPHATIVLNQARTGFRGQATDIQIQAREVLENKRAIVDIFAKNTGQSPEKIAKDMERMFYLTPEQAKEYGIIDRVLESSKDLPQPLPAFHG
- a CDS encoding ATP-dependent Clp protease proteolytic subunit — translated: MPIGVPRVPYRFPGEPYTQWINIYDRLALERIIFLSGEVTDGMANSIIARLLYLDSDDQSKDIYIYINSPGGSVTAGLAIYDTMQHVKSNVVTICVGLAASMGSFLLGAGTKGKRLALPHSRIMIHQPSGGTRGQATDIDIEAREILRIRRQLNDIYVKMTGQTLEKIEKDMDRDFFMSAEQAKEYGLIDKVIDDRAAAAETKVEVVR
- a CDS encoding response regulator, giving the protein MNISNPVKGKILIADDDDDNRILLSFLIQSEGWEVIEAQDGQEALEKAIKEQPNILLLDNRMPKLTGTKVYETLCEQGMKIPVILLTAYADVQELADSLGICSYLNKPYDISRLMAMIDKCYEESL
- a CDS encoding GAF domain-containing protein; amino-acid sequence: MKKFQFREALEAGRKYLAKGAIPADSLRDVIYRAWERSHIQGANPQALQAEKLSPIDTQRLLEQQNPLICAARPYMKMLSQAAKSDRHAVMLSEQNAIVLDVVGDEQSVKGPERVPDPGSLLSEAVGGTNGLGTPLAENSYVEIVGPEHFIAGFHPFTCQGIPLRNEKQQVIGALSISVRQPEVGQRLKDILICASHGVEAEMLFRRLEADVRCVVTTDPENAQPLDNLYQDIVQAHSAARLRLEMTSRLVTGNNIDYAKQLLKQAEELIQLFRHRATLWQNLASFAETEQVESICLQDAVQELVDLLATETKIREIEIVVQTEEEVWGEVNYQSFFKNLFHYFLRAFELVGSGGSVLVKVYQILALPLGEISIIPIPTTNQVQSQPHPFNLRIPITRKIYEY